One window of the Eucalyptus grandis isolate ANBG69807.140 chromosome 6, ASM1654582v1, whole genome shotgun sequence genome contains the following:
- the LOC104452398 gene encoding style cell-cycle inhibitor 1 has translation MDSERRSKDEKRSQDERKRKRHRTDEGEENESRKSDKKEKGKDRKSHKHRSDKEKKSRDSKGKQKRKERRSKHDIQELSSDDYFLKNNEFATWLKEERDIFFSDLSAESARELFSKFMKEWNRGKLESRYYEGIASGQRTAHVWKIKV, from the exons ATGGATAGCGAACGAAGGTCCAAGGATGAGAAGAGAAGCCAGG atgagaggaagaggaagaggcaTCGGACGGACGAGGGCGAGGAAAATGAAAGCAGAAAGAGCgacaagaaagagaaaggaaaggataGGAAGTCCCACAAACACCGTTCCGATAAAG AAAAGAAGTCCAGGGACAGCAAGGGTAAACAGAAGAGAAAAGAGCGACGCTCG aaACATGATATCCAAGAGCTGTCAAGTGATGACTATTTCTTGAAGAATAACGAGTTTGCCACCTGGCTAAAGGAAGAGAGGGATATTTTCTTTAGTGATCTCTCTGCAGAGTCAGCTCGTGAACTTTTTTCGAAGTTCATGAAGGAGTGGAACAGGGGGAAGCTTGAATCTCGATACTACGAGGGAATTGCGAGTGGACAACGAACAGCCCATGTTTGGAAGATCAAAGTGTAG
- the LOC104451021 gene encoding uncharacterized protein LOC104451021 isoform X2, with translation MFTCISSDSDCIYCYWTLVITSSQNFEAVRGHRGSAKLRIEAFLTLRVLVAKVGTSDALAFFLPGVVSKFINVLGVARTMSSGAAGNIEAIDQSIRGLAEYLMIVLEDDANLLSLEMSLNSKMNSEIYDSTDSILNELRRLPIRDQGHEVLSEHSDVKVESKKTVNEIQEQKNAGSSEGLPTFTVNRTKEWVEETSASVHKLLSATFPHICVHPAKRLRRGLLAAIEGILTKCNNTLKQSKLLLLECLCVLVVDDSEEISASSQKFLRCLFSSGRIETVERDIAEMLSRLIEKLPKMVLEDENSFARSSAQQLLVVMYFSGPRLVVDRLLHSPVTAARFFDVLATCLGQHSVFAGSLEKLVLSRSSSKGYIRSVVELKHLSHLTSEHQRAFTAAQHEGAQVKEIGYLQENIERSELPRMPPWFVNVGSQELYQTLAQIVRLGGLSLLADSRYEGHLSAIADIPLGFLRKLVSEIRIRDCNKENWQSWYYRTGSGQLLRQASTAVCILNEMIFGLSDEAFENFEQMFHKSTVSGDELQKLNSGLDDRHSTTCHAHDPSTWNLTRENSYESQLIDCIGRILHEYVSPEVWNFSFGQRSSHVESDGKDDDFPLHFLHDAAMLHQVIIEGIGIFSMCLGKDFVSSGFMHSSLYLLLENLVSPNFHVRAAADTVLHVISKTSGYLSVGQLVLENADYIIDSICQQLRHLDLHPHVPSVLAAMLSYIGVAEKILPLLEEPMRSVSLELEILGRYQHPDLTVPFLKAVAEIAKSLKREAFLLPIEAESFLKHVKAKILEKDQCLRTESGHSSRLNHEEGASYCTQSDVAGCHFADRSVHEELEEIALKLNSSKRYRRTIGSITASCLVTATPLLASSKQPMCLVALDILEDGILALANVEAAYRHETQAKEAIEEFIQSCSLYQLQDSLDAADQQTDENRLLPAMNKIWPFFVVCVQNSNPAVVRRCLAAVSSSVQICGGDFFSRRFHTDGGHFWRLLTASPFHTKQDVRKERIPLQLPYRSMVPASEESMAEVSTLKVQASVLNMISELSKNKKSASALAVVLKKVTGLVVGIACSGISGLQDAALNALQGLASIDPDLVWLLLADVYYSVKKDIPLPPTSELPEINQVLPPPSSPKEYLHVQYGGQTYGFEINVSAVGVIFRKLNSLVFSNQMYS, from the exons ATGTTTACTTGCATTTCTTCAGACTCAGACTGCATCTACTGCTATTGGACACTGGTTATCACTTCTTCTCAAA ATTTTGAGGCTGTGCGCGGGCATCGAGGAAGTGCGAAGCTTCGCATAGAAGCCTTCTTGACACTACGGGTTCTTGTTGCTAAG GTTGGCACTTCTGATGCATTAGCTTTCTTTTTGCCTGGTGTTGttagtaaatttattaatgttttgGGTGTCGCAAGAACAATGTCAAGTGGTGCTGCTGGCAATATTGAAGCGATCGATCAATCAATTAGAGGATTAGCTGAGTATCTGATGATTGTTCTTGAGGATGATGCGAACTTGCTTTCCTTGGAGATGTCCTTGAATAGTAAGATGAATTCAGAAATTTATGACTCGACAGATTCCATCCTCAACGAACTTCGCAGGTTGCCTATCAGAGATCAAGGTCATGAAGTTTTAAGTGAACATTCAGATGTTAAGGTCGAAAGTAAGAAAACTGTAAATGAAATCCAGGAGCAGAAGAATgctggatctagcgaggggtTGCCAACTTTCACTGTGAATCGGACAAAAGAGTGGGTTGAGGAAACTTCAGCCAGTGTTCATAAATTGCTTAGTGCTACTTTTCCACAT ATTTGTGTTCATCCAGCAAAAAGGTTGAGAAGAGGACTTCTTGCTGCTATAGAAGGAATTCTTACCAAGTGCAACAACACACTAAAACAGAGTAAATTGCTGCTTCTG GAATGTCTATGTGTCTTGGTTGTCGATGATTCTGAAGAGATTTCCGCATCTTCCCAGAAATTTCTCAGATGTCTATTTTCTTCCGGCAGGATAGAGACTGTAGAACGTGATATTGCTGAAATGTTAAGCAG GCTAATAGAGAAACTTCCGAAAATGGTGCTTGAAGATGAGAACTCTTTTGCACGATCAAGTGCTCAGCAGCTGCTTGTTGTCATGTACTTTTCTGGTCCTCGCCTTGTTGTGGATCGGCTACTCCATTCTCCT GTAACAGCTGCACGGTTTTTTGATGTCCTTGCAACGTGCCTTGGTCAGCATTCGGTATTCGCTGGTTCTCTAGAAAAGCTTGTGCTGTCTAGATCATCTTCCAAGGGATACATCCGCTCTGTTGTGGAGTTAAAACACCTATCTCATTTGACCAGTGAACATCAGAGAGCCTTTACTGCTGCTCAGCATGAAGGTGCTCAGGTGAAAGAAATAGGATACCTTCAAGAAAACATTGAGAGAAGCGAGCTTCCACGAATGCCCCCTTGGTTTGTGAATGTTGGTAGTCAGGAACTATACCAGACCCTTGCACAAATTGTCAGACTTGGAGGTTTATCTTTATTGGCAG ATTCAAGATATGAAGGCCATTTGTCGGCAATTGCTGATATTCCACTTGGATTCCTGCGAAAATTGGTTTCTGAGATTCGGATTAGAGACTGTAATAAAGAGAACTGGCAGTCTTGGTATTACAGAACTGGTTCGGGACAGTTACTGCGGCAGGCAAGCACTGCAGTTTGTATTCTAAATGAGATGATATTTGGATTATCAGATGAggcctttgaaaattttgagcaGATGTTCCATAAATCTACTGTAAGTGGAGATGAACTTCAGAAGCTCAACTCTGGTCTTGATGATCGTCATTCTACCACATGTCATGCTCATGATCCATCTACATGGAATCTCACACGTGAAAATAGCTATGAAAGTCAACTGATCGATTGCATTGGTAGAATCTTACACGAATATGTAAGTCCTGAAGTGTGGAATTTTTCATTTGGACAAAGATCCTCACATGTGGAATCTGACGGCAAAGATGATGATTTTCCTTTGCACTTTCTCCATGATGCTGCCATGTTACATCAG GTGATTATTGAGGGGATTGGCATTTTTAGTATGTGTCTTGGCAAAGATTTTGTTTCCAGTGGCTTTATGCATTCATCTCTctatttgttgcttgagaatcTTGTTTCTCCAAACTTCCATGTCAGAGCAGCTGCTGATACTGTCTTGCATGTCATTTCTAAAACATCAGGCTATCTGTCG GTTGGCCAACTAGTTTTGGAGAATGCGGATTACATAATAGACTCTATATGTCAGCAATTACGTCATTTGGATCTCCACCCACATGTGCCTAGTGTGCTTGCTGCTATGCTTTCTTACATTGGTGTAGCTGAGAAGATATTGCCATTGTTGGAAGAACCA ATGCGGTCTGTTTCACTTGAACTTGAGATACTTGGGAGGTATCAGCATCCAGATTTGACAGTTCCCTTTCTAAAG GCAGTGGCAGAGATTGCAAAATCATTGAAGCGGGAAGCATTTTTGTTGCCCATTGAAGCTGAGTCTTTCCTTAAGCATGTCAAGgctaaaattttggaaaaggaTCAGTGCTTGAGGACAGAGTCAGGTCACTCTTCAAGGTTGAATCACGAGGAAGGAGCTTCCTACTGCACTCAATCAG ATGTAGCTGGTTGTCATTTTGCTGACCGTAGTGTACATGAAGAGTTGGAGGAAATCGCACTCAAATTGAACAGTTCCAAGAGATATAGACGAACAATTGGATCAATTACTGCTTCATGTTTAGTGACTGCAACCCCTTTGCTTGCCTCATCAAAGCAACCAATGTGCTTGGTGGCATTGGATATCCTTGAG GATGGGATATTGGCTTTGGCAAATGTCGAAGCAGCCTACAGGCATGAGACTCAAGCAAAAGAAGCAATTGAAGAATTTATCCAATCATGTTCGCTGTATCAGCTTCAAGATTCATTGGATGCTGCTGACCAGCAAACAGATGAGAATAGGCTACTTCCAGCAATGAATAAAATATGGCCTTTCTTTGTAGTTTGTGTTCAAAACAGTAACCCAGCG GTTGTCAGGAGATGTTTAGCTGCAGTGAGTTCTTCAGTGCAGATCTGTGGAGGAGATTTCTTCTCCCGCCGGTTCCACACTGATGGTGGCCATTTCTGGAGACTGCTGACTGCCTCTCCGTTTCACACCAAGCAGGATGTCAGAAAAGAAAGGATCCCGTTACAATTGCCTTATAGGAGTATGGTTCCAGCTTCAGAAGAGTCAATGGCTGAAGTTTCTACCCTCAAAGTGCAAGCATCAGTTCTTAACATGATTTCTGAATTATCCAAAAATAAGAAGAGTGCATCGGCACTGGCAGTAGTGCTAAAGAAGGTCACTGGCCTGGTTGTAGGCATTGCTTGTAGTGGAATTTCCGGCCTTCAAGATGCTGCTCTAAATGCCTTGCAAGGTCTCGCATCCATAGACCCTGATCTTGTGTGGCTTCTTCTGGCCGATGTTTACTACTCTGTGAAGAAAGACATACCTTTACCGCCTACATCTGAGTTACCGGAGATTAATCAAGTGTTGCCCCCGCCTTCTTCTCCAAAAGAATACCTACACGTTCAGTATGGAGGGCAGACGTACGGTTTTGAGATTAATGTTTCTGCTGTAGGAGTAATCTTCAGGAAACTAAATTCTCTCGTTTTTTCCAACCAAATGTACAGCTAG
- the LOC104451022 gene encoding DNA-directed RNA polymerases I and III subunit rpac1, which translates to MSDSDSEAMADAGVENPKLPPHLELRRTRVLCKADAPTSTDTVQYSGAYASLGVDNSLRFDDFRNNFRVQVNRISHEDMEFDMVGVDPSIANALRRILLAELPTMAIEKVLIANNTSVVQDEVLAHRLGLIPIKVDPRLFDYLSENDTSNEKNTIVFKLHVRCAERGQRLTATSNELTWLPKGSELLKTSESLTSTSKPETYTSFTCSQDSMPEFAGNPISVYPDIIIAKLGFGQEIELEAHAVKGVGKTHAKWSPVATCWYRMLPEVVLTEEIEGKKAELLKQKCPANVFEIEDLADGRKRATVARPRACTLCRECIRDGDDWERLSLRRVKDHFIFTIESTGALPPEVLFTEAVKILEDKCERVISDLS; encoded by the exons ATGTCCGATTCCGACTCAGAGGCGATGGCGGATGCCGGAGTGGAAAACCCTAAACTGCCCCCGCACCTCGAGCTCCGCAGAACTCGTGTCCTCTGCAAAGCCGATGCTCCCACCAGT ACAGATACTGTCCAGTACTCTGGAGCTTACGCGTCTCTCGGAGTCGATAATAGTCTGAGATTCGACGATTTCCGCAACAACTTCAGAGTCCAAGTCAACAGGATCAGCCATGAAGACATGGAGTTCGATATGGTCGGCGTCGATCCTTCTATTGCCAACGCGCTCCGGAGGATCCTCTTGGCCGAG CTTCCCACCATGGCCATTGAAAAGGTTCTTATTGCGAATAATACATCAGTGGTGCAAGATGAAGTTCTTGCTCATCGCTTGGGTCTCATTCCCATCAAGGTTGACCCAAGGCTTTTCGATTATTTATCAG AGAATGATACATCTAATGAGAAGAATACCATAGTTTTCAAACTCCACGTCCGATGTGCAGAACGTGGGCAGCGTCTCACAG CGACATCAAATGAATTAACGTGGCTGCCTAAGGGGAGTGAGTTGTTGAAGACATCTGAAAGTTTgacttcaacttcaaaaccaGAAACCTACACTTCATTTACTTGCAGTCAGGACTCCATGCCAGAATTTGCAGGCAATCCAATTAGTGTGTATCCTGATATCATCATTGCTAAGCTTGGTTTTGGCCAG GAAATTGAACTTGAAGCACATGCTGTTAAGGGTGTTGGGAAAACGCATGCAAAGTGGTCTCCTGTTGCCACTTGTTGGTACAGAATGCTTCCAGAG GTTGTATTGACTGAAGAAATTGAGGGCAAGAAGGCTGAATTACTTAAGCAAAAATGCCCAGCTAATGTGTTTGAGATCGAAGATCTTGCTGATG GTAGAAAAAGAGCAACTGTTGCCAGACCACGAGCTTGCACACTCTGTAGAGAATGCATCAGGGATGGTGACGACTGGGAGAGGCTATCCTTACGCCGTGTCAAGGATCATTTTATAT TTACCATCGAATCGACCGGAGCATTACCTCCAGAAGTTTTGTTTACCGAGGCAGTGAAGATCTTGGAGGACAAATGCGAACGTGTCATTAGCGATCTCTCTTGA
- the LOC104451021 gene encoding uncharacterized protein LOC104451021 isoform X1, translating into MEPMEDMAGRWCFVDEEEAERRSRVIAELGPYCVDLFDLVQHPKKHCPSLPALLRFLRDSPPDSLQPFFDYTLFPLLHLLGAAVDGRKQREINPEEREVPPSHKPHRVSDIVAEAVLQCLEELLKKCYLGSVDQMVPILNKLNYGAVLSPSVASEEFREGIIKCFRALLLNLLPCSDSSCSCKQITGLPALLVGDDMLTHPIRRSRPNLGGECLLAFLQTQTASTAIGHWLSLLLKAADFEAVRGHRGSAKLRIEAFLTLRVLVAKVGTSDALAFFLPGVVSKFINVLGVARTMSSGAAGNIEAIDQSIRGLAEYLMIVLEDDANLLSLEMSLNSKMNSEIYDSTDSILNELRRLPIRDQGHEVLSEHSDVKVESKKTVNEIQEQKNAGSSEGLPTFTVNRTKEWVEETSASVHKLLSATFPHICVHPAKRLRRGLLAAIEGILTKCNNTLKQSKLLLLECLCVLVVDDSEEISASSQKFLRCLFSSGRIETVERDIAEMLSRLIEKLPKMVLEDENSFARSSAQQLLVVMYFSGPRLVVDRLLHSPVTAARFFDVLATCLGQHSVFAGSLEKLVLSRSSSKGYIRSVVELKHLSHLTSEHQRAFTAAQHEGAQVKEIGYLQENIERSELPRMPPWFVNVGSQELYQTLAQIVRLGGLSLLADSRYEGHLSAIADIPLGFLRKLVSEIRIRDCNKENWQSWYYRTGSGQLLRQASTAVCILNEMIFGLSDEAFENFEQMFHKSTVSGDELQKLNSGLDDRHSTTCHAHDPSTWNLTRENSYESQLIDCIGRILHEYVSPEVWNFSFGQRSSHVESDGKDDDFPLHFLHDAAMLHQVIIEGIGIFSMCLGKDFVSSGFMHSSLYLLLENLVSPNFHVRAAADTVLHVISKTSGYLSVGQLVLENADYIIDSICQQLRHLDLHPHVPSVLAAMLSYIGVAEKILPLLEEPMRSVSLELEILGRYQHPDLTVPFLKAVAEIAKSLKREAFLLPIEAESFLKHVKAKILEKDQCLRTESGHSSRLNHEEGASYCTQSDVAGCHFADRSVHEELEEIALKLNSSKRYRRTIGSITASCLVTATPLLASSKQPMCLVALDILEDGILALANVEAAYRHETQAKEAIEEFIQSCSLYQLQDSLDAADQQTDENRLLPAMNKIWPFFVVCVQNSNPAVVRRCLAAVSSSVQICGGDFFSRRFHTDGGHFWRLLTASPFHTKQDVRKERIPLQLPYRSMVPASEESMAEVSTLKVQASVLNMISELSKNKKSASALAVVLKKVTGLVVGIACSGISGLQDAALNALQGLASIDPDLVWLLLADVYYSVKKDIPLPPTSELPEINQVLPPPSSPKEYLHVQYGGQTYGFEINVSAVGVIFRKLNSLVFSNQMYS; encoded by the exons GGAGCAGAGTGATCGCGGAGCTGGGGCCGTATTGCGTGGACCTGTTCGACCTGGTGCAGCACCCCAAGAAGCACTGCCCTTCCCTCCCCGCCCTCCTCCGCTTCCTCCGCGACTCGCCCCCCGACTCCCTCCAGCCCTTCTTCGA CTATACGTTGTTTCCACTGCTGCATCTATTAGGTGCGGCGGTTGACGGCCGAAAGCAACGCGAGATTAATCCCGAAGAACGTGAGGTTCCGCCATCTCATAAACCCCATAGAGTGAGTGATATAGTGGCAGAAGCTGTGCTCCAGTGTTTGGAGGAACTTCTGAAGAAATGTTACCTGGGATCAGTCGATCAG ATGGTTCCGATactaaataaattgaattatgGGGCTGTGCTTTCTCCATCTGTGGCTTCTGAAGAGTTCCGTGAAGGAATTATCAAGTGTTTTAGGGCGcttcttttgaatttgttgCCATGCTCTGATAGCTCTTGCTCGTGTAAACAAATTACTGGGTTGCCTGCTCTTTTAGTTGGTGATGATATGCTTACTCACCCTATTAGACGCTCAAGACCAAACTTGGGAGGGGAATGTTTACTTGCATTTCTTCAGACTCAGACTGCATCTACTGCTATTGGACACTGGTTATCACTTCTTCTCAAA GCTGCAGATTTTGAGGCTGTGCGCGGGCATCGAGGAAGTGCGAAGCTTCGCATAGAAGCCTTCTTGACACTACGGGTTCTTGTTGCTAAG GTTGGCACTTCTGATGCATTAGCTTTCTTTTTGCCTGGTGTTGttagtaaatttattaatgttttgGGTGTCGCAAGAACAATGTCAAGTGGTGCTGCTGGCAATATTGAAGCGATCGATCAATCAATTAGAGGATTAGCTGAGTATCTGATGATTGTTCTTGAGGATGATGCGAACTTGCTTTCCTTGGAGATGTCCTTGAATAGTAAGATGAATTCAGAAATTTATGACTCGACAGATTCCATCCTCAACGAACTTCGCAGGTTGCCTATCAGAGATCAAGGTCATGAAGTTTTAAGTGAACATTCAGATGTTAAGGTCGAAAGTAAGAAAACTGTAAATGAAATCCAGGAGCAGAAGAATgctggatctagcgaggggtTGCCAACTTTCACTGTGAATCGGACAAAAGAGTGGGTTGAGGAAACTTCAGCCAGTGTTCATAAATTGCTTAGTGCTACTTTTCCACAT ATTTGTGTTCATCCAGCAAAAAGGTTGAGAAGAGGACTTCTTGCTGCTATAGAAGGAATTCTTACCAAGTGCAACAACACACTAAAACAGAGTAAATTGCTGCTTCTG GAATGTCTATGTGTCTTGGTTGTCGATGATTCTGAAGAGATTTCCGCATCTTCCCAGAAATTTCTCAGATGTCTATTTTCTTCCGGCAGGATAGAGACTGTAGAACGTGATATTGCTGAAATGTTAAGCAG GCTAATAGAGAAACTTCCGAAAATGGTGCTTGAAGATGAGAACTCTTTTGCACGATCAAGTGCTCAGCAGCTGCTTGTTGTCATGTACTTTTCTGGTCCTCGCCTTGTTGTGGATCGGCTACTCCATTCTCCT GTAACAGCTGCACGGTTTTTTGATGTCCTTGCAACGTGCCTTGGTCAGCATTCGGTATTCGCTGGTTCTCTAGAAAAGCTTGTGCTGTCTAGATCATCTTCCAAGGGATACATCCGCTCTGTTGTGGAGTTAAAACACCTATCTCATTTGACCAGTGAACATCAGAGAGCCTTTACTGCTGCTCAGCATGAAGGTGCTCAGGTGAAAGAAATAGGATACCTTCAAGAAAACATTGAGAGAAGCGAGCTTCCACGAATGCCCCCTTGGTTTGTGAATGTTGGTAGTCAGGAACTATACCAGACCCTTGCACAAATTGTCAGACTTGGAGGTTTATCTTTATTGGCAG ATTCAAGATATGAAGGCCATTTGTCGGCAATTGCTGATATTCCACTTGGATTCCTGCGAAAATTGGTTTCTGAGATTCGGATTAGAGACTGTAATAAAGAGAACTGGCAGTCTTGGTATTACAGAACTGGTTCGGGACAGTTACTGCGGCAGGCAAGCACTGCAGTTTGTATTCTAAATGAGATGATATTTGGATTATCAGATGAggcctttgaaaattttgagcaGATGTTCCATAAATCTACTGTAAGTGGAGATGAACTTCAGAAGCTCAACTCTGGTCTTGATGATCGTCATTCTACCACATGTCATGCTCATGATCCATCTACATGGAATCTCACACGTGAAAATAGCTATGAAAGTCAACTGATCGATTGCATTGGTAGAATCTTACACGAATATGTAAGTCCTGAAGTGTGGAATTTTTCATTTGGACAAAGATCCTCACATGTGGAATCTGACGGCAAAGATGATGATTTTCCTTTGCACTTTCTCCATGATGCTGCCATGTTACATCAG GTGATTATTGAGGGGATTGGCATTTTTAGTATGTGTCTTGGCAAAGATTTTGTTTCCAGTGGCTTTATGCATTCATCTCTctatttgttgcttgagaatcTTGTTTCTCCAAACTTCCATGTCAGAGCAGCTGCTGATACTGTCTTGCATGTCATTTCTAAAACATCAGGCTATCTGTCG GTTGGCCAACTAGTTTTGGAGAATGCGGATTACATAATAGACTCTATATGTCAGCAATTACGTCATTTGGATCTCCACCCACATGTGCCTAGTGTGCTTGCTGCTATGCTTTCTTACATTGGTGTAGCTGAGAAGATATTGCCATTGTTGGAAGAACCA ATGCGGTCTGTTTCACTTGAACTTGAGATACTTGGGAGGTATCAGCATCCAGATTTGACAGTTCCCTTTCTAAAG GCAGTGGCAGAGATTGCAAAATCATTGAAGCGGGAAGCATTTTTGTTGCCCATTGAAGCTGAGTCTTTCCTTAAGCATGTCAAGgctaaaattttggaaaaggaTCAGTGCTTGAGGACAGAGTCAGGTCACTCTTCAAGGTTGAATCACGAGGAAGGAGCTTCCTACTGCACTCAATCAG ATGTAGCTGGTTGTCATTTTGCTGACCGTAGTGTACATGAAGAGTTGGAGGAAATCGCACTCAAATTGAACAGTTCCAAGAGATATAGACGAACAATTGGATCAATTACTGCTTCATGTTTAGTGACTGCAACCCCTTTGCTTGCCTCATCAAAGCAACCAATGTGCTTGGTGGCATTGGATATCCTTGAG GATGGGATATTGGCTTTGGCAAATGTCGAAGCAGCCTACAGGCATGAGACTCAAGCAAAAGAAGCAATTGAAGAATTTATCCAATCATGTTCGCTGTATCAGCTTCAAGATTCATTGGATGCTGCTGACCAGCAAACAGATGAGAATAGGCTACTTCCAGCAATGAATAAAATATGGCCTTTCTTTGTAGTTTGTGTTCAAAACAGTAACCCAGCG GTTGTCAGGAGATGTTTAGCTGCAGTGAGTTCTTCAGTGCAGATCTGTGGAGGAGATTTCTTCTCCCGCCGGTTCCACACTGATGGTGGCCATTTCTGGAGACTGCTGACTGCCTCTCCGTTTCACACCAAGCAGGATGTCAGAAAAGAAAGGATCCCGTTACAATTGCCTTATAGGAGTATGGTTCCAGCTTCAGAAGAGTCAATGGCTGAAGTTTCTACCCTCAAAGTGCAAGCATCAGTTCTTAACATGATTTCTGAATTATCCAAAAATAAGAAGAGTGCATCGGCACTGGCAGTAGTGCTAAAGAAGGTCACTGGCCTGGTTGTAGGCATTGCTTGTAGTGGAATTTCCGGCCTTCAAGATGCTGCTCTAAATGCCTTGCAAGGTCTCGCATCCATAGACCCTGATCTTGTGTGGCTTCTTCTGGCCGATGTTTACTACTCTGTGAAGAAAGACATACCTTTACCGCCTACATCTGAGTTACCGGAGATTAATCAAGTGTTGCCCCCGCCTTCTTCTCCAAAAGAATACCTACACGTTCAGTATGGAGGGCAGACGTACGGTTTTGAGATTAATGTTTCTGCTGTAGGAGTAATCTTCAGGAAACTAAATTCTCTCGTTTTTTCCAACCAAATGTACAGCTAG
- the LOC104451023 gene encoding putative uncharacterized protein DDB_G0270496, protein MGTSSKRARKVRSVSEDGSDLEDGKPLVEEMNSDLDVEEGDSGMDDGSDEEEEEDEEEVSDEDEDASSGDEEGQIHGRADDEMKELEKEYMDLQNQEQDILKNLKRHKDEDLLKGEAVQNQKALWDKTLELRFLLQKAFSSSNRLPQESVRSTFCGLDENVNKAYVDVIASTKETLGSILELQEALLDNNPAIAHSAEGNSAQSKRQLEDYKSNNGHTDDEWLQISQMHRRMAHFRDKSVDKWHRKTQVTTGAAAMKNKLHAFNQNISEQVSTYMRDPSRMVKQMQQRRSTVGIFGSVPEHVDNTNKEEANAEGDTELLDDTEFYQQLLKEFFETVDPTSSEAAFYALRRLQTKKRKVVDRRASKSRKIRYHVHEKIVNFMAPQAMNMPPMAPKLFENLFGLKTQKPGSVA, encoded by the exons ATGGGAACATCTTCTAAGCGAGCGAGAAAGGTTCGAAGCGTTTCGGAGGACGGCAGTGATCTAGAGGATGGGAAGCCATTG GTTGAGGAGATGAATTCCGACCTTGATGTCGAAGAAGGTGATAGTGGAATGGATGATGGCAgcgatgaggaggaggaggaggatgaagaagaagtaaGTGATGAGGACGAAGACGCCAGTTCGGGTGACGAGGAGGGGCAGATTCATGGTAGAGCAGATGACGAGATGAAAGAACTGGAGAAGGAGTATATGGATCTTCAGAACCAGGAGCA AGACATACTGAAGAATCTCAAGCGACATAAGGATGAAGATCTTCTAAAAGGTGAAGCAGTACAGAATCAGAAG GCTTTGTGGGACAAaactcttgaattgagatttttacttCAGAAAGCATTCTCAAGTTCAAACCGGTTACCCCAG GAATCTGTAAGGTCTACATTTTGCGGGTTAGATGAAAATGTCAATAAAGCCTATGTAGATGTGATAGCATCCACCAAGGAGACGTTGGGTTCCATTTTGGAGCTGCAGGAG GCTTTGCTCGACAATAATCCAGCCATTGCTCATTCAGCAGAAG GTAATTCTGCTCAATCAAAAAGGCAATTGGAGGATTATAAGAGCAACAATGGGCATACTGATGACGAATGGTTGCAAATTTCACAGATGCATAGAAG AATGGCTCATTTTAGAGACAAGTCAGTAGACAAATGGCATAGAAAAACACAGGTGACAACTGGTGCTGCAGCTATGAAAAACAAATTACATGCTTTTAATCAG AATATCAGTGAACAAGTGTCTACTTACATGAGGGATCCCAGCCGAATGGTTAAGCAGATGCAACAGAGAAGGTCAACTGTTGGCATTTTTGGGTCG GTACCTGAGCATGTGGATAACACCAACAAAGAG GAGGCAAATGCAGAGGGTGACACAGAACTTTTGGATGACACAGAGTTTTATCAGCAGTTGCTGAAGGAATTTTTTGAGACAGTTGACCCAACATCATCAG AGGCTGCTTTTTATGCTTTAAGGAGACTACAAACTAAGAAGAGAAAGGTAGTCGATCGGCGTGCTTCCAAGAGTCGGAAGATAAG GTACCATGTACACGAAAAGATAGTCAACTTCATGGCTCCTCAGGCCATGAACATGCCTCCCATGGCGCCCAAATTGTTTGAGAATTTGTTTGGATTGAAGACGCAAAAACCTGGTTCCGTGGCCTAG